From Pyrenophora tritici-repentis strain M4 chromosome 1, whole genome shotgun sequence, the proteins below share one genomic window:
- a CDS encoding APS2, Clathrin adaptor complex, small subunit, whose product MLSGILIFNQKGENLIFRAFRNDCRPRLADVFRIQVISNAQVRSPILTLGSTTFSHVKHENIYLVAVTKSNANAALVFEFLYRLVGLGKAYFGKFDEEAVKNNFVLVYELLDEILDFGYPQNTETDTLKMYITTEGVKSERAMEDSSKITMQATGALSWRRADIKYRKNEAFVDVIEDVNLLMSATGTVLRADVNGQIIMRAYLSGTPECKFGLNDRLTLGEDHLQQPSGNKAGAKATRAAAGSVTLEDCQFHQCVKLGKFDADRIISFVPPDGEFELMRYRATENVNLPFKVHAIVNEVGKTKVEYSIAIRANYGSKLFATNVVVRIPTPLNTARITERTSQGKAKYEPEHNNIVWKIPRFTGQSEFVLSAEASLTSMTNQKAWSRPPLNLSFSLLMFTSSGLLVRYLKVFEKSNYSSVKWVRYMTRAGNYEIRF is encoded by the exons ATGCTTTCCGGGATCCTTATCTTCAACCAAAAGGGCGAGAACCTCATTTTTCGCGCCTTCCGCAACGATTGCCGTCCGCGACTTGCCGACGTCTTCCGCATCCAGGTCATCTCCAACGCCCAAGTACGCTCGCCCATCCTTACGCTTGGCTCGACCACGTTCAGTCATGTCAAACACGAGAACATCTATCTAGTTGCTGTAACGAAGAGCAATGCCAATGCGGCCCTGGTCTTTGAGTTTCTGTATCGACTGGTAGGATTGGGCAAGGCTTATTTTGGCAAATTCGACGAGGAGGCCGTAAAGAACAACTTTGTGCTCGTCTATGAGCTGCTGGACGAAATTCTAGACTTTGGGTACCCCCAGAACACAGAGACGGATACACTGAAGATGTACATCACAACTGAGGGAGTAAAGTCGGAAAGAGCAATG GAGGACTCGTCCAAGATCACAATGCAAGCCACGGGCGCTCTCTCATGGCGGCGAGCCGATATCAAATACCGCAAGAACGAAGCCTTTGTCGACGTCATCGAGGATGTCAATCTACTCATGTCTGCAACTGGCACAGTCCTGCGAGCCGATGTGAACGGCCAAATCATCATGCGCGCCTATCTTTCGGGGACACCAGAGTGCAAGTTTGGCCTGAACGATCGACTGACGCTAGGAGAGGACCATCTGCAACAACCCTCGGGCAACAAGGCAGGCGCGAAAGCGACAAGAGCAGCCGCGGGCAGTGTCACGCTTGAAGACTGCCAGTTCCACCAATGTGTGAAACTAGGCAAGTTCGACGCGGATAGGATAATATCTTTTGTGCCACCGGATGGCGAATTTGAACTGATGCGATATCGGGCCACTGAGAATGTCAACTTGCCCTTCAAGGTGCATGCCATTGTCAACGAGGTGGGCAAGACCAAGGTCGAATACAGCATCGCCATCCGTGCAAACTATGGCTCCAAGCTCTTCGCCACAAATGTCGTCGTGCGAATCCCCACACCTCTCAATACCGCCCGCATCACCGAACGAACGTCGCAAGGCAAGGCCAAGTACGAACCAGAGCACAACAACATCGTTTGGAAGATCCCGCGCTTCACGGGACAAAGCGAGTTCGTCTTAAGCGCAGAGGCCAGTTTGACAAGTATGACCAACCAGAAAGCATGGTCACGACCCCCGCTTAATCTGAGCTTTTCGCTACTCATGTTCACGAGCTCTGGACTGCTTGTCCGCTATTTGAAAGTGTTTGAGAAAAGTAATTACAGTAGTGTGAAGTGGGTACGGTACATGACAAGAGCCGGTAATTACGAAATAAG GTTTTGA
- a CDS encoding HisB, Imidazoleglycerol-phosphate dehydratase, translating to MPRTCSLNRDTNETKIQVSINLDGGELAPYEHSDFWAAFDKENLNGEGEKVDKDHATQKSASQEISVDTGIGFLDHMVHALAKHAGWSLQIRCKGDLHIDDHHTSEDTFLALGTAFKNALQGSTGLARFGHAYAPLDEALSRAVIDLSNRPYSIIELGLRREKIGDLSCEMIPHCLQSFAQASGTTLHVDCIRGENDHHRAESAFKALAVAIRHATTVVKQWEGEVRSTKGVLY from the coding sequence ATGCCGCGCACCTGCTCCCTCAATCGCGATACCAATGAGACAAAGATCCAAGTCTCCATAAACCTCGACGGCGGCGAGCTCGCACCCTACGAGCACAGCGACTTCTGGGCCGCCTTTGACAAGGAAAACCTCAACGGCGAAGGCGAAAAAGTTGATAAAGACCATGCAACGCAAAAGTCTGCGTCCCAGGAGATTTCCGTCGACACCGGCATCGGCTTCCTCGACCACATGGTGCACGCCCTCGCCAAGCACGCTGGCTGGAGTCTGCAAATACGGTGCAAGGGCGACCTGCATATTGACGACCACCACACAAGCGAAGATACTTTTCTAGCACTGGGCACGGCGTTTAAGAATGCGCTGCAGGGTAGCACCGGATTGGCCCGCTTCGGACACGCGTATGCGCCGCTCGACGAGGCGCTGTCACGCGCTGTCATTGATCTGTCGAACCGACCATACAGTATCATTGAGCTGGGACTCAGGAGAGAGAAGATTGGTGATTTGAGCTGTGAGATGATCCCGCATTGTCTCCAGAGCTTCGCTCAGGCGTCGGGTACCACGCTTCATGTGGATTGTATACGAGGAGAGAACGACCACCACAGGGCAGAGTCAGCTTTCAAGGCACTTGCAGTTGCCATTAGGCATGCGACGACGGTGGTGAAGCAGTGGGAGGGTGAGGTTAGGAGTACCAAGGGCGTGCTGTACTAA
- a CDS encoding ArgJ, N-acetylglutamate synthase (N-acetylornithine aminotransferase) codes for MSLARPNARLLSRTNRVFSSQIRTYSAPGDGVIPPAKKKYVPTSGTYPRGFKVGSAHVGVKASNTRFDDLALITSDTPCAAAAVFTKNKFQAAPVTVSRDLLKERGGQGIRAVIVNSGCANAVTGKGGIEDAKSMAKHTDACFTDSPDSPDSPYRSIVMSTGVIGQRLPIDKITSKIPTAFANLGDTHDHWLGTARAICTTDTFPKLMSKTFKLPSSDREYRIAGMTKGAGMIHPNMATLLGIICTDVPVAYFPLRRILASAANKSFNSISIDGDTSTNDTVAILANGAAGGDLIDTKFHSDFESLKQVITDFSIDLAKLVVRDGEGATKFVTIRVTNARSITDARRIASSIARSPLVKTALYGKDANWGRILCATGYSTARNPAVPEETSVSFVPTDGSEELKLLVNGEPEQVDEARAAKILEAEDLEIKVSVSNTPGKDTWFWTCDFSHEYVTINGDYRT; via the coding sequence ATGTCTCTCGCGCGCCCCAATGCGCGTCTTCTCTCCCGCACCAACCGCGTCTTCAGCTCGCAGATTCGAACATACTCGGCCCCGGGTGACGGTGTGATACCGCCTGCAAAGAAGAAGTACGTACCAACTTCTGGTACCTACCCGCGCGGCTTCAAGGTCGGAAGCGCACATGTCGGCGTCAAGGCGTCAAATACCCGATTCGACGACCTGGCTCTCATAACATCCGACACTCCATGCGCGGCAGCCGCCGTCTTCACAAAGAACAAGTTCCAGGCTGCGCCTGTGACGGTGAGCAGGGACTTGTTAAAGGAAAGAGGGGGCCAGGGCATCCGGGCCGTGATAGTGAATTCAGGCTGTGCCAATGCCGTGACAGGCAAGGGCGGAATCGAGGATGCCAAATCCATGGCAAAGCACACAGATGCTTGTTTCACCGACAGTCCAGACTCACCAGACTCGCCATATCGTAGCATCGTCATGAGCACTGGCGTCATCGGCCAGCGGCTGCCGATTGATAAAATCACATCCAAGATTCCCACGGCTTTCGCCAATCTAGGCGACACGCACGACCACTGGCTAGGGACCGCACGCGCTATATGTACAACCGATACATTTCCAAAGCTCATGTCCAAGACCTTCAAGCTACCGAGCAGCGATCGAGAGTATCGTATCGCCGGTATGACCAAGGGTGCCGGCATGATACATCCCAACATGGCCACGCTGCTTGGCATCATATGCACTGATGTACCCGTCGCCTACTTTCCGCTCCGCAGAATACTCGCCTCCGCGGCCAACAAGTCATTCAACAGTATCTCGATTGACGGTGATACATCTACAAACGACACTGTAGCTATTCTCGCCAACGGTGCTGCTGGTGGGGATCTCATCGATACCAAATTTCATTCTGATTTTGAGTCTCTCAAACAGGTCATCACCGACTTTTCGATTGATTTGGCTAAACTGGTAGTCAGAGATGGCGAGGGCGCAACCAAATTCGTAACCATCAGGGTTACAAACGCTAGGTCGATAACTGATGCACGCCGCATCGCGTCCAGCATTGCGCGCTCTCCCCTCGTCAAGACCGCTCTTTACGGTAAAGACGCGAACTGGGGCCGTATCCTGTGTGCAACTGGGTATTCCACTGCCCGCAATCCAGCGGTGCCTGAAGAGACAAGCGTAAGCTTTGTCCCCACTGATGGCAGTGAAGAACTCAAACTCCTGGTCAATGGCGAGCCGGAGCAGGTCGATGAGGCCAGGGCAGCCAAGATTCTAGAGGCAGAGGACTTGGAAATCAAAGTCAGCGTGAGTAACACTCCGGGAAAGGATACATGGTTTTGGACTTGTGATTTCAGTCACGAGTATGTTACTATCAATGGTGACTATAGGACTTAG
- a CDS encoding Complex1-LYR-2 domain containing protein has translation MVINPTYLAQRTRSSVNWSDAKRRVIHSYRDWLRSAPEIQTMYSLNLPVSTLRTKMRQEFERHRYVNQLKTVDVLLFNSHQEFQETLNFWKQLSHVLKYFRAEEEPKARLQTNFINGFLEASIQLTYISSVTI, from the exons ATGGTCATTAACCCTACTTACCTCGCCCAGCGCACGCGCTCAT CGGTTAACTGGAGTGATGCGAAGAGGAGGGTCATTCACAGCTACCGGGACTGGCTGCGGTCG GCTCCCGAGATCCAGACCATGTACTCACTCAACTTGCCCGTTTCTACACTACGAACCAAAATGCGGCAGGAATTCGAGCGGCATCGATATGTAAATCAACTCAAAACGGTGGATGTGCTGTTATTCAATAGTCATCAAGAGTTCCAG GAAACCCTCAACTTCTGGAAGCAACTATCGCACGTCTTGAAGTACTTCCGCGCCGAAGAGGAGCCCAAGGCAAGGCTGCAGACCAACTTTATCAACGGTTTCTTGGAGGCAAGCATACAACTTACCTACATATCATCTGTCACAATCTAA
- a CDS encoding BUD31, Cell cycle control protein, G10 family, which produces MPPVRTARASRKAPPEGFDDIEDTLLEFQNKMKDAENASHEGKKKYEMTWPIFQIVHQRSRYIYDLYYEKEAISKQLYDYLLKNGYADAMLIAKWKKQGYEKLCCVRCIQTKETNFRSTCICRVPKDALKENQDIQCVNCGCRGCASSD; this is translated from the exons ATGCCTCCAGTCCGTACTGCACGCGCCTCGAGAAAGGCACCGCCCGAAGGCTTCGATGACATTGAGGATACGCTCCTGGAATTCCAGAACAAGATGAAGGACGCCGAGAACGCCTCACACGAGGGCAAGAAAAAGTACGAAATGACATGGCCCATCTTCCAGATTGTCCACCAGCGCTCGCGCTACATCTACGACTTGTACTATGAGAAGGAGGCCATCAGCAAGCAGCTCTACGACTATCTCCTCAAGAACGGATACGCAGACGCCATGTTGATTGCCAAGTGGAAAAAGCAAGGATATGAGAAG CTGTGTTGCGTACGTTGCATCCAAACCAAAGAGACAAACTTCCGCTCGACCTGTATCTGCCGTGTTCCAAAGGATGCGCTCAAGGAGAACCAGGACATCCAGTGTGTGAACTGCGGCTGCCGAGGATGCGCCTCTAGTGACTGA
- a CDS encoding RPB11, DNA-directed RNA polymerase, subunit L, which yields MPATTQETTPIDLDSENKPEQSADRLRIRVLAGASDTAASFQFDDEDHTLGNALRYIIHKNPDVEFCGYSIPHPSEAKMNLRIQTYDGASVYTVLEKGLEDLMAMCDIVEQKYTIARDEFASKMQE from the exons ATGCCGGCCACCACGCAAGAGACAACGCCAATCGACCTAGACTCAGAAAACAAACCCGAGCAGTCAGCCGATCGCCTTAGGATCCGAGTA CTAGCCGGCGCATCCGATACAGCTGCGTCTTTCCAGTTTGACGACGAGGATCACACGCTAGGCAATGCGCTGAGATACATCATCCACAAGAA TCCTGATGTCGAGTTCTGCGGTTACTCTATACCCCATCCATCTGAAGCGAAGATGAACTTGCGCATCCAAACTTATG ATGGTGCTAGTGTTTACACTGTCCTGGAGAAGGGTCTCGAGGATCTGATGGCCATGTGCGATATTGTTGAGCAAAAGTACACCATTGCACGAGATGAGTTTGCGAGCAAGATGCAGGAATAG